One Pyrococcus furiosus DSM 3638 genomic region harbors:
- a CDS encoding PfkB family carbohydrate kinase, with amino-acid sequence MRIGVIGNLTIDIVNGNRKPGGGAYYSGLVLSKFAKVTIYTKIGPEYPKEWIENIESFTKVVPFEGSSTTTFELLYSGDRREIKVVSKGDKFTYEELETVSEKEVIINPVANEIKPKNVYMFERPFLDIQGFVRQLDRVVTLKRIEGKFLENAFVVHASKEEYSMIKNPGTPEILAITDGSKEGVVITKGEKIKFIPKQIDVKDPTGAGDCFLALLAYSARRYNLQKAIEFTLDETAKFLKLGLEKYLEEQ; translated from the coding sequence ATGAGGATTGGAGTAATAGGAAACTTGACAATCGATATAGTTAATGGGAATAGAAAGCCTGGGGGAGGGGCATATTATTCTGGACTAGTATTATCGAAATTTGCGAAGGTAACGATATATACAAAAATAGGGCCAGAATACCCTAAAGAGTGGATTGAAAATATAGAAAGCTTCACCAAAGTTGTGCCATTTGAAGGAAGCTCAACCACAACTTTTGAGCTCCTATATTCTGGGGACAGAAGGGAGATTAAAGTAGTCTCTAAGGGAGATAAATTCACTTACGAGGAGCTTGAGACAGTCAGTGAGAAAGAGGTAATCATAAATCCGGTCGCGAACGAAATAAAACCTAAAAATGTTTATATGTTTGAAAGACCATTCTTAGATATTCAAGGATTCGTTAGACAGCTTGATAGAGTTGTAACATTGAAAAGAATTGAAGGGAAATTTTTGGAAAACGCGTTTGTTGTTCATGCTTCAAAGGAAGAATACTCAATGATAAAAAACCCAGGAACTCCAGAAATTTTAGCTATTACGGATGGGTCAAAAGAAGGAGTAGTAATAACAAAAGGTGAGAAAATTAAATTTATACCAAAACAAATCGATGTTAAAGACCCAACTGGTGCTGGCGACTGCTTCTTAGCTCTTCTCGCTTATAGTGCTAGAAGATATAACTTACAAAAGGCCATTGAATTTACACTGGATGAAACTGCAAAGTTTTTGAAGTTAGGACTAGAGAAGTATTTAGAGGAGCAATGA
- a CDS encoding NUDIX domain-containing protein → MDRYVLLVKAPKEYDISKFREEVEKIAKDYGLKVEAHKCIGVTVDIVIIHNGNIVLIERKNDPYKGYLALPGGFVEYGEKVEEAAIREAKEETGLDVKLLRVVGVYSDPNRDPRGHTITVAFLAIGLGEPKAGDDAKKVHLIPIEEIEKIKAKLAFDHAKIIEDALTLR, encoded by the coding sequence ATGGATAGGTATGTGCTCCTTGTGAAGGCTCCAAAGGAATATGATATTTCAAAATTTAGAGAGGAAGTTGAAAAAATAGCAAAAGATTATGGGCTTAAAGTAGAGGCACACAAGTGCATTGGAGTTACAGTAGACATAGTGATTATTCACAATGGCAACATTGTCCTCATAGAGAGGAAAAACGACCCATACAAGGGATATTTGGCACTCCCAGGAGGCTTTGTTGAGTATGGGGAGAAGGTGGAAGAAGCAGCAATAAGAGAAGCAAAAGAAGAAACTGGATTAGATGTTAAGTTGTTGAGAGTTGTAGGAGTTTATTCAGATCCCAATCGAGATCCCAGGGGTCATACAATAACGGTTGCGTTTTTGGCCATTGGCCTGGGAGAACCAAAGGCTGGAGATGATGCAAAGAAAGTTCACCTAATCCCAATTGAAGAAATTGAAAAAATAAAAGCAAAGCTGGCTTTTGACCACGCTAAGATTATAGAAGATGCCTTAACGCTAAGATAA
- a CDS encoding M55 family metallopeptidase, which produces MKAFISIDLEGLPYIVSREHLFVKGALYNEARKIATKIAKIAAEKLHEEGFEEIVIADSHGPMVNIIPEEMPSYVSIVRGFPRPLSMVAFGKGSDIAIFLGYHAKAGTSFATFDHTYSGATIDKIIISGIEVSEFLLNSMVLGEWGVPIGLVAGDEALKEDLKYVPWAEFIPLKKASGRYSALSPSMEAIEKELKAGIKRAVEKLNNKELRAFKIETPVDVEIRFLNSAYAEVADLLPGVERIDGKTIRFTANTVEDAYKIMEVLTLAAAGVSYIVSR; this is translated from the coding sequence ATGAAGGCCTTCATATCTATAGATTTAGAGGGGCTTCCCTACATCGTTAGTAGGGAGCATCTATTTGTAAAGGGAGCCCTATATAATGAGGCCCGAAAAATCGCCACAAAAATTGCAAAAATTGCTGCAGAAAAGTTACACGAGGAAGGATTTGAGGAGATAGTAATAGCAGATTCTCACGGCCCTATGGTGAATATAATACCTGAGGAAATGCCAAGTTATGTTTCCATAGTTAGAGGATTTCCCAGGCCTTTAAGTATGGTGGCATTTGGAAAAGGCTCAGATATTGCAATCTTCTTGGGTTACCATGCCAAAGCCGGGACGAGTTTTGCAACCTTTGACCACACCTACAGTGGAGCCACAATTGACAAGATAATCATTAGCGGCATTGAAGTTAGTGAGTTCCTTTTAAATTCCATGGTGCTCGGAGAGTGGGGAGTGCCAATAGGGCTTGTTGCAGGAGATGAGGCGTTAAAAGAAGATTTAAAATACGTCCCCTGGGCTGAGTTTATCCCCCTCAAAAAGGCTAGTGGGAGGTATTCGGCCCTGAGCCCCTCTATGGAAGCAATAGAGAAAGAGCTAAAAGCAGGGATTAAGAGAGCTGTTGAAAAGTTAAACAACAAAGAGTTAAGGGCCTTTAAAATAGAAACTCCAGTTGACGTTGAGATAAGATTCCTCAATAGTGCATATGCAGAAGTTGCAGATCTTCTCCCAGGTGTTGAAAGAATAGATGGAAAAACAATTCGATTCACCGCAAACACTGTAGAGGATGCATACAAAATTATGGAGGTTTTGACATTAGCTGCTGCAGGGGTTTCTTACATCGTGTCTAGATAG
- a CDS encoding TrpB-like pyridoxal phosphate-dependent enzyme: MKVVLPDGRIPRRWYNILPDLPEPLAPPLDPETNEPVDPKKLERIFAKELVKQEMSTKRYIKIPEEVRKMYSKIGRPTPLFRATNLEKYLNTPARIYFKFEGATVTGSHKINTALAQAYYAKKEGIERLVTETGAGQWGTALSLAGALMGIKVRVYMARASYEQKPYRKVLMRIYGAEVFPSPSENTEIGKRFLSENPNHPGSLGIAISEAIEDVLKDEKARYSLGSVLNHVLMHQTVIGLEAKQQMEEFEEPDVIIGCVGGGSNFAGLAYPFVKEVLDGDNEYEFIAVEPKAAPSMTRGVYTYDFGDSGELTPKLKMHTLGHRYHVPPIHAGGLRYHGVAPTLSVLVNNGIVKPIAYHQTEVFEAAALFAKLEGIVPAPESAHAIKATIDKAIEAKREGKEIVILFNLSGHGLLDLHGYEEYLEGRLQDYEPKDLPISNPLNPKP; this comes from the coding sequence ATGAAGGTAGTTCTTCCAGACGGTAGAATACCTAGGAGATGGTATAATATACTCCCCGATTTACCGGAACCCTTAGCTCCCCCATTGGATCCAGAGACAAATGAACCCGTAGACCCCAAGAAGTTGGAGAGGATATTTGCGAAAGAACTAGTTAAGCAGGAAATGAGCACAAAGAGATACATAAAAATTCCCGAAGAAGTTAGAAAGATGTATTCTAAAATAGGGAGGCCTACACCTCTTTTCAGAGCTACAAACCTCGAAAAATACCTAAATACTCCTGCAAGGATTTACTTCAAGTTTGAGGGAGCAACAGTTACAGGAAGCCACAAAATCAATACTGCCTTAGCTCAGGCATATTATGCAAAGAAGGAAGGAATAGAGAGGCTAGTTACTGAAACTGGAGCTGGTCAATGGGGAACTGCATTGAGCTTGGCTGGAGCCTTGATGGGCATTAAGGTTAGAGTATATATGGCAAGAGCAAGTTACGAGCAGAAGCCATATAGAAAAGTTTTAATGAGGATTTATGGAGCAGAGGTATTCCCAAGTCCCAGCGAGAATACTGAAATAGGAAAAAGATTCCTAAGTGAAAATCCAAACCACCCAGGAAGCTTAGGTATTGCAATTAGTGAGGCAATAGAAGATGTACTAAAAGATGAAAAGGCAAGATACTCCCTAGGAAGTGTTCTAAACCACGTACTAATGCATCAAACGGTAATTGGACTTGAAGCAAAGCAGCAAATGGAAGAGTTTGAGGAGCCCGATGTTATAATAGGATGTGTTGGTGGAGGAAGCAACTTTGCCGGTCTTGCTTATCCCTTTGTAAAAGAAGTCCTTGACGGAGACAATGAATACGAATTTATAGCAGTAGAGCCAAAAGCTGCTCCTTCAATGACTAGAGGAGTCTACACTTACGATTTTGGGGATTCTGGAGAGCTAACCCCTAAGTTAAAGATGCATACTCTTGGGCATAGATACCATGTTCCCCCCATACATGCTGGAGGATTAAGATATCACGGAGTTGCACCTACTTTAAGTGTACTCGTTAACAATGGAATCGTTAAGCCAATAGCTTACCATCAAACAGAAGTTTTTGAAGCTGCAGCGTTATTTGCTAAGCTTGAAGGTATTGTTCCAGCTCCAGAAAGTGCCCATGCAATAAAGGCCACAATAGACAAAGCCATCGAGGCTAAGAGAGAAGGAAAAGAAATTGTCATCTTGTTCAACTTAAGCGGCCACGGCCTACTAGATCTCCATGGATACGAAGAATACTTGGAGGGAAGGCTCCAAGACTACGAGCCTAAAGATCTTCCCATATCAAACCCCTTGAATCCTAAACCTTAG
- the prf1 gene encoding peptide chain release factor aRF-1, whose product MTSRDAQLYELKKKIDELKKIRGRGTELISLYIPAGYDLSKVMQQLREEYSTAQNIKSKTTRKNVLGALERAMQHLKLYKQTPENGLALFVGNVSEMEGVTDIRLWAIIPPEPLNVRLYRCDQTFVTEPLEEMLRVKEAYGLITVEKNEATIGILRGKRIEVLDELTSNVPGKTRAGGQSARRYERIREQETHEFMKRIGEHANRIFLPLLESGELKGIIVGGPGPTKEEFVEGDYLHHELKKKIIGIVDISYHGEYGLRELVAKAADILRDHEVIRERNLVNEFLKHIVKDTGLATYGEREVRKALELGAVDTLLISEGYDKVRVHVKCNNCGWEELKTMSEEEYEAYKKRIQTCPKCGSQNLTFEKWEVAEELIKIAEEAGSNVEIISLDTEEGQQFYRAFGGLGAILRFRIQGV is encoded by the coding sequence ATGACTTCTCGTGACGCTCAACTTTATGAATTAAAGAAAAAGATTGATGAGCTGAAAAAAATAAGAGGGAGGGGTACAGAGCTTATCTCTCTCTACATTCCAGCGGGATATGACTTAAGTAAAGTTATGCAACAGCTTAGAGAGGAATACAGCACGGCTCAGAACATAAAATCAAAAACAACAAGGAAAAATGTGCTAGGAGCTCTTGAAAGGGCAATGCAACATCTCAAGCTTTACAAGCAAACACCAGAGAACGGATTAGCTCTGTTTGTTGGAAACGTGAGCGAAATGGAAGGAGTTACTGACATAAGGCTTTGGGCAATAATTCCTCCTGAGCCGTTAAACGTAAGACTTTATCGATGTGATCAAACGTTTGTTACGGAACCTCTTGAAGAGATGCTGAGAGTAAAGGAGGCCTACGGATTAATAACAGTGGAAAAAAATGAAGCTACAATAGGAATTTTAAGGGGAAAGAGAATAGAAGTTCTAGATGAATTAACTTCGAATGTTCCAGGAAAGACAAGAGCTGGAGGTCAGTCAGCTCGAAGATATGAGCGAATTAGAGAGCAGGAAACCCACGAGTTCATGAAGAGAATTGGAGAGCATGCAAATAGGATATTCCTTCCTCTGTTAGAAAGTGGAGAGCTAAAGGGAATAATTGTAGGAGGACCAGGACCAACTAAAGAAGAGTTTGTAGAGGGGGATTATCTCCATCACGAGCTCAAGAAGAAAATAATAGGCATTGTAGATATAAGTTATCACGGAGAATATGGATTAAGAGAGTTGGTAGCAAAAGCTGCAGATATTTTAAGGGATCATGAAGTCATAAGAGAGAGAAATCTTGTCAATGAATTCCTAAAGCACATAGTAAAGGATACTGGCCTAGCTACCTACGGTGAGAGAGAAGTAAGAAAGGCCCTTGAGCTTGGAGCTGTGGATACGCTCCTTATCAGTGAAGGCTATGACAAGGTTAGGGTTCACGTCAAGTGTAATAATTGTGGATGGGAAGAGCTGAAGACAATGAGTGAGGAGGAGTACGAGGCATACAAAAAGAGAATACAAACATGTCCAAAGTGTGGAAGCCAGAATCTTACCTTCGAAAAATGGGAGGTAGCAGAAGAGTTAATAAAAATAGCAGAGGAAGCAGGGTCAAATGTTGAAATTATATCTCTCGACACTGAGGAAGGCCAACAGTTTTATAGGGCCTTTGGAGGTCTTGGGGCAATCCTAAGGTTTAGGATTCAAGGGGTTTGA
- a CDS encoding glycosyltransferase family 2 protein, translating into MILREIKLLSDNPEIINLLRRLGIKIGKDEGLPKIGEYFIEFQGIRYEGNSLIELENILSNLLGTYVVVPAYNEEKTIGKVLDELLAIFPRERIIVVNDGSEDRTEEIAKSKGVRVLTHLINRGLGGALGTGIEYAIKKGAKIIVTFDADGQHLVEDALKVMKPVVEGKAELAIGSRLKGDTSQMPFVKKIGNIGLDVITAIFSGKYVSDTQSGLRAFSRSCAERIKITCDRYAVSSEIIVKAAKNKCRIVEVPIKAIYTEYSKKKGTNVLEGIKIAFNLFVEIFRK; encoded by the coding sequence ATGATTCTGAGAGAAATCAAATTACTTTCAGACAACCCAGAGATAATAAACCTTTTGAGGCGATTAGGAATTAAAATCGGAAAAGACGAAGGCCTTCCAAAAATAGGAGAATATTTCATCGAATTCCAAGGAATTAGATATGAGGGGAACTCTCTTATAGAGCTTGAAAACATTCTCTCCAACCTCCTGGGCACTTACGTAGTTGTCCCCGCATACAATGAAGAAAAAACTATAGGAAAGGTCTTAGACGAACTTTTGGCGATTTTTCCCAGGGAAAGGATAATCGTGGTCAATGATGGAAGTGAAGATAGAACGGAAGAGATCGCAAAGAGTAAGGGAGTACGTGTTTTAACCCATCTAATTAACAGGGGACTTGGAGGAGCTCTTGGAACTGGAATAGAGTATGCTATAAAGAAAGGAGCAAAAATAATAGTAACTTTTGATGCAGATGGTCAACATCTTGTCGAAGATGCTTTAAAAGTCATGAAACCCGTGGTAGAAGGAAAAGCCGAGCTGGCAATAGGGAGTAGGTTGAAGGGGGATACCTCTCAAATGCCATTTGTAAAGAAGATTGGGAACATTGGTCTTGATGTAATCACTGCAATATTTTCTGGAAAGTATGTCTCTGACACGCAGAGCGGCCTTAGAGCATTTTCTAGAAGTTGTGCAGAAAGGATAAAAATTACATGTGACAGATACGCAGTCTCTAGTGAAATAATAGTGAAGGCTGCAAAAAACAAATGTAGAATTGTGGAAGTTCCTATAAAGGCAATATACACAGAATATTCAAAGAAAAAGGGAACAAACGTGCTTGAAGGGATAAAGATAGCCTTTAACTTATTTGTTGAAATATTTAGGAAATAG
- a CDS encoding DUF2304 domain-containing protein: MYAIQLIAILFLIWMAGVVVYQYYKKHFEIFDLVTWLFFIGILFIIALEPVKISMEIKDLLGLGRGLDALFVLGIGGSYLLLFKLYLDIDRLEREITKLTRKIAFKLEEIEEVLEKDRK; the protein is encoded by the coding sequence ATGTATGCTATCCAGCTAATTGCCATACTATTTTTGATTTGGATGGCGGGAGTGGTTGTTTATCAATACTACAAGAAACATTTCGAAATTTTTGACTTGGTTACTTGGTTGTTTTTTATTGGGATATTATTCATAATAGCTCTTGAACCCGTCAAGATATCCATGGAAATAAAAGACTTACTTGGCCTTGGTAGAGGACTTGATGCCCTCTTTGTCCTGGGAATTGGAGGAAGTTATCTGTTACTCTTCAAGCTCTATCTCGATATTGACAGGTTAGAAAGAGAAATAACAAAGTTGACAAGAAAAATTGCATTTAAGCTTGAGGAAATTGAAGAAGTGCTAGAGAAAGATAGAAAATAA
- a CDS encoding BlaI/MecI/CopY family transcriptional regulator, with the protein MEPVEFKLNQKGIKSILPTMEAEIMEYMWEIKEATAGEVYEYMKTKYPEIRRSTVSILMNRLCERGLLKRRMEKGKGGIRYVYSITTTREEFERKVVEKIIESLMMNFREATFAYLSKINKK; encoded by the coding sequence ATGGAACCTGTGGAATTTAAGCTAAATCAAAAAGGCATAAAATCGATTCTCCCTACAATGGAAGCAGAGATTATGGAGTACATGTGGGAAATTAAAGAAGCAACGGCAGGAGAGGTTTATGAGTACATGAAAACAAAGTATCCAGAAATTAGACGCTCCACTGTGAGTATATTAATGAATAGATTGTGTGAAAGAGGCCTCCTAAAGAGGAGAATGGAAAAGGGAAAGGGTGGAATTAGATACGTATACTCAATAACTACAACAAGAGAAGAATTCGAAAGAAAAGTTGTTGAAAAGATTATTGAGTCCCTTATGATGAACTTTAGAGAAGCAACATTTGCCTATCTCTCAAAAATCAACAAGAAGTGA
- a CDS encoding M48 family metallopeptidase → MLLLWAIFLLHIVINLVTFGVLRGLFITMLSLLLAFLMYKISLKINLPVKRYSKIQWEDIPWLYDGIARMANRAKIPMPNIYIEDNPLPAAYSFENSIVISAGLLDILNEDEVLAVAAHEIGHLKNGDTVIFPLAKYYKYIMGGTTILTMALIESKHIKFLAGLVYLAYVLLLNKFFRSREFKADHVALRIAEVPYALKTALEELKYYEETISGRLPLPTIRPSVERKEEQRQYWAFVSTHPSYDERIAKIMAIVEMYRSLEI, encoded by the coding sequence ATGTTATTATTATGGGCAATATTCTTGCTCCATATTGTCATAAATCTTGTGACATTTGGAGTTCTCAGGGGATTATTTATTACCATGCTGTCACTCCTGTTAGCATTTCTCATGTATAAGATCTCCCTAAAAATTAATTTACCTGTAAAAAGGTATTCAAAAATTCAATGGGAGGATATTCCTTGGTTATATGATGGAATAGCTAGAATGGCAAATCGTGCAAAAATACCAATGCCAAACATTTATATTGAAGATAATCCTCTTCCAGCAGCGTATTCCTTTGAAAACTCCATAGTAATCTCAGCAGGTTTGCTAGATATTCTTAACGAGGACGAGGTATTAGCAGTCGCTGCCCATGAAATTGGACACTTGAAGAATGGGGATACAGTGATATTTCCTCTAGCAAAATACTACAAATACATTATGGGTGGAACAACAATACTAACGATGGCTCTTATAGAGAGTAAACATATAAAATTCTTGGCTGGTTTGGTTTATCTTGCCTATGTGCTGCTTCTAAATAAGTTCTTTAGGAGTAGAGAATTTAAAGCTGATCATGTCGCTCTAAGAATAGCTGAAGTTCCGTACGCCCTCAAAACTGCTTTAGAGGAGCTAAAGTACTATGAAGAAACTATTAGCGGAAGGTTGCCACTACCAACAATTAGACCTTCCGTCGAAAGAAAAGAAGAACAGAGACAATATTGGGCTTTTGTAAGTACTCACCCCAGCTATGACGAAAGAATAGCAAAAATAATGGCAATAGTTGAGATGTACAGAAGCTTAGAGATTTAG
- a CDS encoding deoxycytidylate deaminase has translation MSIEIFLDKEKAEKIKKIRPTKDEYFMLIAKLVSLRATCPRLRVGAVAVKDGYILATGYNGAPRSMDHCIDKGCILVNGHCHRAVHAEQNVIAMAARKGISLEGATLYVTHFPCDTCFKLLINAGIKEIVYEEMYPNEVTEMLLKEAQEKGLIKIRQFKLPKERVLQFLEELFPEFCGCKNEEKD, from the coding sequence ATGAGCATTGAAATATTTCTCGACAAGGAGAAAGCCGAGAAAATCAAAAAAATTCGACCTACAAAGGATGAATACTTTATGCTCATAGCAAAACTTGTCTCACTTAGAGCTACTTGTCCCAGGTTAAGAGTGGGAGCAGTTGCAGTAAAAGATGGATATATCCTGGCCACTGGATACAATGGAGCTCCAAGAAGCATGGATCACTGTATAGATAAGGGATGTATACTGGTCAATGGGCATTGTCATAGAGCAGTTCATGCAGAGCAAAATGTTATAGCTATGGCTGCCAGAAAGGGGATAAGCCTAGAAGGAGCTACCCTATACGTGACTCATTTCCCTTGCGATACTTGTTTTAAACTACTTATAAATGCAGGAATAAAGGAGATAGTTTACGAAGAGATGTACCCAAATGAAGTAACAGAGATGCTTCTCAAAGAAGCCCAGGAAAAGGGGTTAATTAAAATAAGACAGTTTAAGCTGCCAAAAGAGAGAGTCTTGCAGTTTTTAGAGGAATTATTCCCAGAATTCTGTGGTTGTAAGAATGAAGAAAAAGACTAA
- the uppS gene encoding polyprenyl diphosphate synthase: protein MIYRIISHIPSIFFKPAYDLYERYLLEKVKAGVIPKHVAIIMDGNRRWARKREKPPWYGHFFGSKKLEEIVEWCHELGIRILTVYAFSTENFKRSKEEVDRLMKLFEEKFRELVTDRRVHEYGIRVNVMGRKELLPKNVREAAEEAERVTRKYNNYFLNIALAYGGRSEIVDAIKDIVNDVLEGRLKLEDINEEIVRKYLYVPNMPDPDIVIRTGGEVRISNFLLYQIAYSELFFVDVYFPEFRKIDFLRIIREFQKRERRFGR, encoded by the coding sequence ATGATTTACAGAATAATTTCTCATATCCCTTCAATATTTTTCAAACCTGCATATGACTTGTACGAGAGATACCTCCTAGAGAAAGTTAAGGCTGGGGTTATCCCAAAACACGTAGCCATAATTATGGACGGAAATAGAAGATGGGCTCGAAAAAGAGAGAAACCCCCTTGGTATGGGCACTTTTTTGGTTCAAAGAAGCTTGAGGAAATAGTTGAGTGGTGTCATGAGCTGGGGATAAGGATATTAACGGTCTATGCATTTTCAACGGAAAACTTCAAGAGATCAAAGGAGGAAGTCGATAGGCTAATGAAACTCTTCGAAGAGAAATTTAGAGAATTAGTTACGGATAGAAGAGTCCATGAATATGGGATTAGGGTAAATGTTATGGGGAGAAAGGAGCTTCTCCCAAAGAATGTGAGAGAGGCTGCAGAAGAAGCGGAGAGGGTTACAAGGAAATACAACAATTACTTCTTAAACATTGCTTTGGCCTATGGGGGAAGAAGTGAAATTGTGGATGCAATAAAAGATATTGTTAACGATGTATTAGAAGGGAGATTAAAGCTTGAAGATATAAATGAAGAAATTGTGAGGAAGTATTTATATGTACCTAATATGCCAGACCCAGACATTGTTATAAGAACGGGAGGGGAAGTTAGAATAAGCAATTTCTTGCTATATCAAATCGCATATAGTGAACTGTTTTTTGTCGATGTGTACTTCCCAGAATTTAGAAAAATTGACTTTTTAAGAATAATTAGAGAATTTCAAAAGAGAGAAAGGAGATTTGGACGTTAG
- a CDS encoding gamma carbonic anhydrase family protein, with protein sequence MPVYEINGIKPKIHPTAYVDENAVIIGDVVLEEKTSVWPSAVLRGDIERIYVGKYSNIQDNVSIHTSHGYPTEIGEYVTIGHNAVVHGAKIGNYVIIGMGAIILDGAKIGNHVIIGAGALVPPNKEIPDYSLVIGVPGKVVRQLSEEEIEWTKKNAEVYVELAEKHMKGRKKI encoded by the coding sequence ATGCCCGTGTATGAAATAAATGGTATAAAGCCAAAAATTCATCCTACAGCCTACGTTGATGAGAATGCAGTAATTATTGGGGATGTTGTGCTTGAAGAAAAGACGAGTGTATGGCCCTCGGCTGTGTTAAGAGGGGACATTGAGAGGATATACGTCGGGAAGTACTCAAACATTCAAGATAACGTGAGCATTCACACCTCTCACGGATATCCCACCGAGATAGGGGAGTATGTTACAATAGGACATAATGCAGTTGTTCATGGAGCAAAAATCGGAAATTACGTTATAATTGGAATGGGGGCAATAATACTTGATGGTGCAAAAATTGGAAACCATGTAATTATTGGCGCTGGAGCTCTAGTGCCACCAAACAAGGAAATCCCCGACTACAGCTTGGTAATAGGAGTGCCGGGTAAAGTAGTAAGGCAACTCAGCGAAGAAGAAATAGAGTGGACAAAGAAGAATGCAGAGGTATATGTGGAGCTCGCTGAAAAGCATATGAAGGGGAGAAAGAAGATATGA
- the lrpA gene encoding HTH-type transcriptional regulator LrpA produces the protein MIDERDKIILEILEKDARTPFTEIAKKLGISETAVRKRVKALEEKGIIEGYTIKINPKKLGYSLVTITGVDTKPEKLFEVAEKLKEYDFVKELYLSSGDHMIMAVIWAKDGEDLAEIISNKIGKIEGVTKVCPAIILEKLK, from the coding sequence ATGATTGATGAGAGAGACAAAATTATACTTGAAATATTGGAAAAAGATGCGAGAACGCCCTTCACTGAGATTGCGAAGAAATTAGGCATTAGTGAGACTGCCGTGAGGAAGAGAGTCAAGGCTCTTGAAGAAAAAGGGATAATTGAAGGTTATACAATAAAAATTAATCCCAAAAAGTTGGGTTACTCCCTAGTAACAATTACTGGAGTTGACACAAAACCTGAAAAACTCTTTGAAGTTGCGGAAAAACTAAAGGAATACGATTTTGTCAAGGAGCTTTATCTTTCCAGCGGAGATCATATGATTATGGCCGTCATATGGGCCAAGGACGGGGAGGATTTAGCGGAGATAATCTCAAATAAAATCGGAAAAATCGAGGGAGTTACTAAAGTTTGTCCAGCTATAATCCTTGAAAAACTTAAGTAA